In Verrucomicrobiia bacterium, one DNA window encodes the following:
- a CDS encoding alpha-E domain-containing protein has protein sequence MLSRVADSIYWMSRYIERAENVARFMDVNLRLMLDLPMGAEEQWEPMVNTTGDQKLFAGKHPVATRENVIRFLAFDASYPNSILSCLRSARENARSVREIISSEMWEQLNKFYLMVNDAAHSQETLDEPAEFFAAVRNASQAFGGAMNATMSHGEGWHFCRLGLQLERADKTSRILDVKYFILLPTPADVGTPIDDIQWAAVLRSASAFEMYRKRHGRILPEKVVDFLLLDREFPRAIHHCLIKSEESLHLISGTPLGTFRNPAEQRLGQLRSDVAFAQVGDIIASGLHEFLDGFQTRLNLVGGAIFETFFAIRPLAEGARFK, from the coding sequence ATGCTCAGCCGCGTCGCCGATTCGATTTATTGGATGAGCCGCTACATCGAGCGCGCGGAGAACGTGGCGCGCTTCATGGATGTCAACCTGCGCCTGATGCTGGATTTGCCGATGGGCGCCGAGGAGCAATGGGAGCCGATGGTCAACACCACGGGCGACCAAAAGCTCTTTGCCGGCAAGCATCCCGTGGCCACGCGCGAAAACGTGATCCGGTTCCTGGCGTTCGACGCGAGTTATCCCAACTCGATCCTCTCCTGCCTACGTTCGGCGCGCGAGAATGCCCGCTCGGTGCGGGAAATCATTTCCTCGGAGATGTGGGAGCAGTTGAACAAATTCTATCTGATGGTCAACGACGCCGCCCATTCCCAAGAGACACTGGACGAGCCCGCGGAATTCTTCGCCGCGGTGCGCAACGCCAGCCAGGCGTTCGGGGGAGCGATGAATGCGACCATGTCGCATGGCGAAGGCTGGCATTTTTGCCGGCTCGGTCTGCAATTGGAACGGGCGGACAAGACCTCGCGCATCCTGGACGTCAAATACTTTATCCTGCTGCCGACGCCCGCGGACGTCGGCACGCCGATCGACGACATCCAGTGGGCCGCGGTCCTGCGGTCGGCCAGCGCGTTTGAAATGTACCGGAAACGGCACGGACGCATCCTGCCCGAGAAGGTCGTGGATTTCCTGCTGCTCGACCGCGAGTTCCCCCGCGCGATCCACCATTGCCTGATCAAGTCGGAGGAATCGCTGCATTTGATTTCAGGCACGCCGCTGGGGACGTTTCGCAACCCCGCCGAGCAGCGGCTGGGGCAATTGCGCTCCGATGTCGCTTTTGCACAGGTCGGCGATATAATTGCCAGCGGATTGCATGAGTTCCTGGATGGATTCCAGACACGGCTCAACCTGGTCGGTGGCGCGATTTTTGAGACGTTTTTTGCGATTCGCCCGCTGGCGGAGGGAGCACGGTTCAAATAG
- a CDS encoding peptidase: protein MTFCLGIKVREGLVGLADTRVTIGTEVITARKVYTHQRGRQSLFLMASGLRSVRDKALTYFEEALNDPNQSYDRIFKAVNSFAAQVRRVAQEDKEALAQSGLLFNIYGLIGGQFEGDTEHKMYLVYPEGNWVEIGQGTPYQIIGAGGYGKPVLDRTLTFEDTMRFAFKVGCLAFDSTRISAADVDFPMDVVLYPRDSFQLVEHRYKREDLLDISNWWQERLRKSVSELPSEWIEHAFSKLMPHADKITILQQPRTG, encoded by the coding sequence ATGACATTCTGCCTGGGCATTAAAGTGCGCGAGGGACTGGTGGGATTGGCGGACACGCGAGTGACGATCGGCACCGAGGTGATCACCGCCCGCAAAGTGTACACACACCAGCGGGGGCGGCAATCGCTGTTCCTGATGGCGTCGGGCTTGCGGTCCGTGCGCGACAAGGCGCTCACGTATTTTGAGGAAGCGCTCAATGACCCCAACCAGTCCTACGACCGGATTTTCAAGGCGGTTAATTCCTTTGCGGCACAGGTCCGTCGCGTAGCCCAAGAGGACAAGGAAGCGCTCGCACAGAGCGGCCTGCTGTTTAACATCTACGGGTTGATCGGCGGGCAATTCGAGGGTGACACCGAACACAAAATGTACCTGGTGTATCCGGAAGGCAACTGGGTGGAAATTGGCCAGGGCACGCCGTACCAGATCATCGGCGCGGGCGGTTATGGCAAGCCGGTACTCGACCGCACGCTGACCTTCGAGGACACGATGCGATTTGCGTTCAAGGTTGGCTGCCTGGCGTTCGATTCGACGCGCATCAGCGCCGCGGACGTGGATTTTCCGATGGATGTTGTCCTGTATCCGCGCGATTCCTTCCAGTTGGTCGAACACCGCTACAAGAGGGAGGATTTGTTGGATATTTCCAACTGGTGGCAGGAGCGACTCCGCAAATCCGTGAGCGAATTACCCTCGGAATGGATCGAGCACGCCTTCTCCAAACTCATGCCGCACGCCGACAAAATCACCATTCTCCAGCAACCCCGGACGGGATAG
- a CDS encoding transglutaminase family protein: MLFEVTHITTYRYSRPVFLEPHTLRFHPRSDGQQRVNRFALSVNPYPDVMTECLDCEGNVVTEVWFGSLTDAFEVTVKFAVETLRGDPFDYLLSPTAEKLPIQYSSEAGLSLVPYLARDDIDGSVAHFAQSVVQQAKGQTVPFLFLLTQQIHDTCRNVIRQDGDPLSAAATLAAREGSCRDLTVLFMDACRAQGIASRFVSGYQEGVSGLSERDLHAWAEVYLPGGGWRGYDPTLGLAVSDRHIAVAASRTSRGAAPITGTFRGSEATTQMASRIELVAAASPS; the protein is encoded by the coding sequence ATGCTTTTTGAAGTCACGCACATTACCACGTACCGCTACAGCCGACCGGTGTTCCTGGAGCCGCACACGCTGCGGTTTCATCCCCGCAGTGATGGCCAGCAGCGCGTGAATCGGTTTGCACTGTCCGTCAATCCCTACCCCGATGTAATGACTGAGTGTCTCGACTGCGAAGGCAACGTTGTGACCGAAGTGTGGTTCGGGAGCCTGACCGATGCCTTCGAGGTCACGGTGAAATTCGCCGTCGAAACTCTGCGCGGCGACCCATTCGACTACCTCCTCTCTCCTACGGCCGAAAAACTGCCGATTCAGTATTCCAGCGAAGCAGGGCTTAGCCTGGTCCCCTATCTGGCGAGAGACGATATTGATGGCTCTGTCGCCCATTTCGCGCAGTCTGTCGTCCAGCAGGCCAAGGGGCAAACCGTTCCGTTCCTGTTTCTCCTCACCCAGCAAATCCACGATACCTGCCGCAACGTCATCCGCCAGGATGGCGATCCCCTGTCCGCGGCTGCAACGCTGGCGGCCCGTGAGGGATCATGCCGCGACCTGACGGTGCTATTCATGGATGCCTGCCGCGCACAAGGCATCGCGAGCCGGTTTGTGAGCGGCTATCAGGAGGGTGTGTCCGGGTTGTCGGAGCGCGACTTGCATGCCTGGGCCGAAGTCTATCTGCCCGGCGGCGGCTGGCGCGGCTACGATCCGACGCTGGGCCTCGCCGTGTCCGACCGCCACATCGCGGTCGCGGCCAGTCGAACATCGCGCGGGGCTGCGCCCATTACCGGCACATTTCGCGGCTCGGAGGCGACGACGCAAATGGCTTCACGCATCGAGCTTGTCGCTGCTGCATCACCGTCATGA
- a CDS encoding glucose 1-dehydrogenase, giving the protein MKAIAVFPAKQELALISHPEPALTSPTQAKLRMLEVGVCGTDKEICVFQYGTPPSGSDHLVIGHESLAEVIEVGQGVSRVKPGDLIVMMVRRPCSHAECLACRSDRQDFCYTGDFTERGIKEQHGFMTEFIVDEEKYMNVVPHELRDVAVLVEPLTIAEKGLTQLWQVQQRLPWACPLEPGKAPASCHRAVVLGAGPVGLLGAMALVNQGFQTFVYSQEPKPSPKSSVVDSIGAMYVSGKDTSLDQLAALVGNIDMVYEATGAAGVSFQLMERLGTNGVFLFTGVPGRKGPIELDADLIMRNLVLKNQVMFGTVNANREAFESAITDLKIFMKKWPGAVRALITQRYPMERYRDLLLGKVGGIKNVISIG; this is encoded by the coding sequence ATGAAAGCCATTGCCGTTTTTCCCGCAAAGCAGGAACTCGCGCTGATCTCGCATCCCGAGCCGGCGCTCACGTCACCGACACAGGCGAAACTGCGGATGCTCGAGGTTGGCGTCTGCGGTACTGACAAGGAGATTTGCGTGTTCCAGTACGGTACGCCACCGAGTGGGTCTGACCATTTGGTCATCGGGCACGAATCGTTGGCGGAAGTGATCGAGGTGGGCCAGGGCGTGTCGCGCGTCAAACCCGGCGATCTCATCGTGATGATGGTGCGGCGTCCGTGTTCCCATGCGGAGTGCCTGGCCTGCCGTTCGGATCGACAGGATTTCTGTTACACCGGCGATTTCACGGAGCGCGGCATCAAGGAGCAACACGGGTTCATGACCGAGTTCATCGTGGACGAGGAGAAGTATATGAACGTCGTGCCCCACGAACTGCGGGATGTCGCAGTACTCGTCGAGCCATTGACGATCGCGGAGAAAGGGCTGACGCAGTTGTGGCAGGTACAACAGCGTTTGCCGTGGGCCTGTCCTCTGGAACCAGGGAAAGCACCGGCTTCCTGTCACCGCGCGGTAGTATTGGGCGCCGGGCCGGTGGGCCTGTTGGGGGCGATGGCTTTGGTAAACCAAGGGTTCCAAACGTTCGTGTATTCACAAGAACCCAAGCCGAGTCCGAAATCATCCGTAGTAGACTCCATCGGAGCGATGTATGTGTCCGGCAAAGATACCTCGCTGGATCAACTCGCGGCGCTGGTCGGCAACATCGACATGGTCTACGAAGCGACGGGCGCTGCGGGCGTATCGTTCCAGTTGATGGAGCGGCTCGGAACGAACGGGGTGTTTCTTTTCACCGGGGTCCCCGGGCGCAAAGGGCCGATCGAATTGGACGCTGATCTAATCATGCGTAATCTTGTTCTCAAGAACCAGGTCATGTTCGGCACGGTCAACGCCAACCGTGAGGCGTTCGAGTCCGCGATTACTGACCTGAAAATCTTTATGAAGAAATGGCCCGGGGCCGTGCGCGCGCTGATTACCCAGCGCTATCCGATGGAGCGTTATCGGGACCTGTTGTTGGGCAAGGTGGGTGGAATCAAGAACGTCATTTCCATCGGTTGA